In Haloterrigena turkmenica DSM 5511, a single genomic region encodes these proteins:
- a CDS encoding AAA family ATPase — MHVIGTVGLPGSGKGEAATVAREHGIPVVTMGDVVRQETADRGLDPTKDHGKVAQALRDENGPTAIAERSLPMIEDRLEDHDTVLVDGIRSDTEVDVFEERFGEAFTLVSIEAPFEMRAERIDARGRDAAEDDGGEGLAARDERERGFGMDDAMDRADVVVENTDSLEAFHERIEAIIREGPGSESEPTPDSVSNTDP; from the coding sequence ATGCACGTCATCGGAACGGTGGGACTGCCCGGCAGCGGGAAGGGCGAGGCCGCGACCGTCGCGCGCGAGCACGGCATCCCGGTAGTGACGATGGGCGACGTCGTCCGCCAGGAGACGGCCGACCGAGGCCTCGACCCGACGAAGGACCACGGCAAGGTCGCGCAGGCGCTGCGCGACGAGAACGGACCGACCGCGATCGCCGAGCGATCGCTGCCGATGATCGAGGACCGTCTCGAGGACCACGACACCGTCCTCGTCGACGGCATCCGATCGGACACCGAGGTCGACGTCTTCGAGGAGCGGTTCGGCGAGGCGTTCACGCTGGTCAGTATCGAGGCCCCCTTCGAGATGCGGGCCGAGCGCATCGATGCCCGCGGCCGGGACGCCGCCGAAGACGACGGCGGCGAGGGGCTGGCCGCCCGCGACGAGCGCGAGCGCGGCTTCGGGATGGACGACGCGATGGACCGGGCCGACGTCGTCGTCGAGAACACCGACTCGCTCGAGGCCTTCCACGAGCGCATCGAGGCGATCATCCGCGAGGGCCCCGGCTCCGAATCGGAACCGACACCCGACTCCGTCTCCAACACCGATCCATGA
- a CDS encoding YccF domain-containing protein, whose amino-acid sequence MSQRSLFVRAIWFLAVGWWATPIVVNLAWALNVTVVLAPIGIKLVNLVLTVLTLAEPRTFTNLDSARGQHSLLTRALYFVLVGWWLNFLWANLAALFAVTIVGLPVAIWLVNRLPFVTSLYRFHG is encoded by the coding sequence ATGTCACAACGGTCCCTCTTCGTGCGAGCGATCTGGTTTCTCGCCGTCGGCTGGTGGGCGACGCCGATCGTCGTCAACCTCGCGTGGGCGCTGAACGTCACCGTCGTCCTGGCACCGATCGGGATCAAACTCGTCAACCTCGTCCTGACGGTGTTGACGCTGGCCGAACCGCGAACGTTCACGAACCTCGACTCGGCTCGCGGCCAGCACTCCCTATTGACTCGAGCGCTGTACTTCGTCCTCGTCGGCTGGTGGCTGAATTTCCTCTGGGCTAACCTCGCGGCCCTGTTCGCGGTCACGATCGTCGGCCTCCCGGTGGCGATCTGGCTGGTCAATCGGTTGCCGTTCGTGACTTCACTGTACCGCTTCCACGGGTAG
- a CDS encoding C45 family autoproteolytic acyltransferase/hydolase: MDDTAVDTIAYDDTIAGVDSFAEHARRRAETEREAVEWAIDELESIVDTQGVDLEPLLEYARRSRESLPDRHRRAYEAMADVFDVDQAVYEAYVFAYSELCEELAEGEGRSEKNPKGVGNGIGEGCTNALVTPPRVESDGGIDTGGDAGTTGPLVLKNRDIAGRGTRPKSIVEQPPIDDYYGILTIDTCGTVSMFKGVNDQGLVAANTYIDCEGEGEDVTPETRLRNGTVIRMLLEECATIEDAREFLESRLTRRLMGQTLFLADDTDAVLLEVDPAAERIIDDDDPVVTRTNHFVCSASTEAESSTKRRQRALELLEGDEQLDREDLWRFARDHVNGPGDDSICRHPEPETDEPHAFGQLTTASSAIFEGGSPAIEAAMGNPCEAERIRCAFGDEIPTDLRTGQRWLDRLH, encoded by the coding sequence ATGGACGATACGGCCGTCGACACCATTGCGTACGACGATACGATCGCCGGCGTCGATTCGTTCGCCGAGCACGCGCGGCGCCGCGCCGAGACCGAGCGCGAGGCCGTCGAGTGGGCGATCGACGAACTCGAGTCGATCGTCGACACGCAGGGGGTCGACCTCGAACCGCTGCTCGAGTACGCGCGCCGGAGTCGGGAGAGTCTGCCGGATCGCCATCGGCGGGCCTACGAGGCGATGGCCGACGTGTTCGATGTTGATCAGGCGGTCTACGAGGCGTATGTCTTCGCCTATTCCGAGCTGTGCGAGGAACTGGCCGAGGGAGAGGGTCGCTCGGAGAAGAATCCGAAAGGGGTCGGTAACGGAATCGGAGAGGGGTGTACGAACGCGCTCGTCACGCCGCCGCGAGTCGAGTCGGACGGCGGGATCGATACGGGCGGCGACGCCGGAACCACCGGCCCGCTGGTGCTCAAGAACCGCGACATCGCCGGCCGAGGCACGCGCCCGAAGTCGATCGTCGAGCAGCCGCCGATCGACGACTACTACGGGATCCTCACGATCGACACCTGCGGGACGGTCTCGATGTTCAAGGGCGTCAACGATCAGGGACTGGTCGCGGCGAACACGTACATCGACTGCGAAGGCGAGGGCGAGGACGTCACCCCCGAAACCCGACTGCGAAACGGCACCGTCATCCGCATGCTGCTCGAGGAGTGTGCGACCATCGAGGACGCCCGCGAGTTCCTCGAGTCCCGGCTCACGCGTCGCTTGATGGGCCAGACGCTGTTTCTGGCCGACGACACCGACGCGGTCCTGCTCGAGGTCGACCCCGCGGCCGAGCGGATCATTGACGACGACGACCCCGTCGTCACCCGGACGAACCACTTCGTGTGCTCGGCGTCGACCGAAGCCGAGAGTTCGACGAAACGTCGCCAGCGCGCGCTCGAGTTGCTCGAGGGCGACGAACAGTTGGATCGCGAGGACCTCTGGCGGTTCGCGCGGGACCACGTGAACGGCCCGGGGGACGACTCGATCTGTCGCCATCCCGAGCCCGAGACGGACGAACCCCACGCCTTCGGACAGTTGACGACCGCGAGCAGCGCCATCTTCGAGGGTGGATCGCCGGCGATCGAAGCCGCGATGGGCAATCCCTGCGAGGCCGAGCGCATCCGCTGTGCGTTCGGCGACGAGATTCCGACCGACCTCCGGACCGGCCAGCGGTGGCTCGATCGACTGCACTGA
- a CDS encoding MEDS domain-containing protein: MSERIESDAQSEVGYPATGSETLTYSPELRGSAPSLDAHEHANDHFALIYESREEQFAAAIPFIRKGLERDERCLYITYENTRAEVIEAMRAYDIDVDTALDSGQLSIHDEEETYLRNETFDADETLEFIDAAIEDATEEYEALRMTGEMSSVLEEDPDGEELVKCEAKANYLFDDADGIALCQYNRERFPADVIRDVISTHPLLIHDNRISSNVYYTPPKEFFGPEKADCEVDRQLGMLREQTDVKDRLSKREQRLRELAEDLQENEERLQLALEAGEMGMWELDLQTKDSPIRSRQHDRIFGYEEPIEEWTFETFLDHVHPDDRENVERSFEQAFEAGKWEFECRIIRTDGEEREISAQGAFHSDDEGDPVRAVGVVRDVTDRKERERQLRELVERLEESNERLEQFAYAASHDLQEPLRMVSSYLRLIENRYGDAFDEDGEEFLEFAVEGADRMREMIQGLLEYSRVEAEGEPFQAVDLNVVLEDVCEDLQLRVDDSGAEITSERLPTVEGDANQLRQVFQNLLSNAIEYSGQEPPRIHVSAERDGAKWILSVRDEGIGIDPDHADRIFEVFESLHTNDEHAGTGIGLALCERIVERHGGDIWVESTPGEGSTFSVTLPDPEA; the protein is encoded by the coding sequence ATGAGTGAACGGATCGAGTCCGATGCTCAGTCGGAAGTGGGGTATCCCGCAACCGGGTCTGAGACGCTGACGTATAGCCCGGAGTTGCGTGGCTCAGCCCCTTCTCTCGATGCCCACGAACACGCTAACGATCACTTTGCGCTTATTTACGAGTCCCGAGAGGAGCAGTTCGCGGCCGCTATCCCGTTCATCCGCAAAGGACTCGAACGGGACGAGCGGTGCCTGTACATCACGTACGAGAATACCAGAGCGGAGGTCATCGAAGCGATGCGGGCCTACGATATCGATGTCGATACGGCCCTCGACTCGGGACAGCTCTCCATTCACGACGAAGAGGAGACCTACCTCCGCAACGAGACGTTCGACGCGGACGAGACGCTCGAGTTCATCGACGCTGCTATCGAGGACGCCACCGAAGAGTACGAGGCGCTCCGCATGACCGGCGAGATGAGCAGCGTCTTAGAAGAGGATCCCGACGGCGAGGAACTCGTCAAATGTGAGGCGAAGGCAAATTATCTCTTCGACGATGCGGACGGCATCGCGCTCTGTCAGTACAATCGCGAGCGGTTTCCCGCGGACGTGATCCGCGACGTCATCAGCACTCATCCGCTCCTCATCCACGATAACCGGATCAGTAGCAACGTCTACTACACGCCACCGAAGGAATTCTTCGGCCCCGAGAAGGCGGACTGCGAGGTCGACCGCCAACTGGGTATGCTCCGAGAGCAAACCGACGTGAAAGACAGACTTTCCAAGCGCGAGCAACGCCTCCGGGAGCTGGCGGAAGACCTCCAAGAAAACGAAGAACGACTGCAGCTCGCGCTCGAGGCCGGAGAAATGGGCATGTGGGAACTCGACCTGCAGACGAAAGACTCGCCCATCCGATCACGTCAGCACGATCGCATCTTCGGCTACGAGGAACCGATCGAGGAGTGGACCTTCGAGACGTTTCTCGATCACGTTCACCCGGACGACCGTGAGAACGTGGAACGATCCTTCGAGCAGGCCTTCGAGGCGGGTAAATGGGAGTTCGAGTGTCGGATCATCAGAACCGACGGTGAGGAGCGCGAAATTTCGGCTCAAGGAGCGTTCCACTCCGACGACGAGGGGGACCCAGTGCGTGCGGTCGGGGTCGTCCGAGACGTCACGGATCGCAAAGAACGCGAGCGACAGCTCAGGGAGTTAGTCGAGCGACTGGAGGAGTCGAACGAACGCCTCGAGCAGTTCGCCTATGCGGCCTCGCACGACTTACAGGAGCCGCTGCGGATGGTGTCGAGCTATCTACGGCTCATCGAGAACCGATACGGCGACGCGTTCGACGAAGACGGCGAGGAGTTTCTCGAGTTCGCGGTCGAGGGTGCCGACAGGATGCGGGAGATGATTCAGGGGCTGCTCGAGTACTCTCGAGTCGAGGCCGAGGGTGAACCCTTTCAGGCGGTCGATCTCAATGTAGTGCTGGAAGATGTCTGCGAGGACCTCCAGCTCCGGGTCGACGACAGCGGTGCCGAAATCACCAGCGAACGGTTACCCACCGTAGAGGGCGATGCCAACCAGCTTCGACAGGTATTCCAGAACTTACTGTCCAACGCTATCGAATACAGCGGCCAGGAACCACCGCGAATTCACGTCTCCGCCGAACGCGATGGAGCGAAATGGATACTCTCGGTACGCGACGAGGGGATCGGGATCGATCCCGACCATGCCGACCGCATCTTCGAGGTCTTCGAGAGCCTCCACACGAACGACGAACACGCTGGAACCGGAATCGGGCTCGCGCTCTGTGAACGTATCGTCGAGCGCCACGGGGGAGACATCTGGGTCGAATCTACGCCGGGTGAGGGATCGACGTTCTCTGTTACGTTGCCCGACCCGGAAGCGTAA
- a CDS encoding glutamate-cysteine ligase family protein yields the protein MNTSLEVEYWVIDDDGDLVSPGSLLDYSEQIDPEFVEPMLEIKTTPCSSMAELREEFLGLIEEIVDAARERDKRLVPLATPLHAAPSEIPYRDKRGTDLQRRIVGPAFDDARVCAGTHMHFEQSNVADQLNMLTALDPAFALVNSSSHYRGEHILECARPFLYRRSCYEPCPDQGQLWPYVDSAAEWEEELETAYDCFRERALERGVDSAAFDDEFAPYDAVWTPVQLRKAMPTVEWRSPDTALPSQVLRLAETVRSLVSRADARGTTIGDGDPTDTHGNNEGSVTLPLFDSVETVTDAAIHDGLENAGVRNYLQNLGFEPSAYDPLASRLPDSRLSKRRAKDLRLEAARGLEADLERRRVRA from the coding sequence ATGAACACAAGCCTCGAGGTGGAATACTGGGTCATCGACGACGACGGCGACCTGGTTTCACCCGGATCACTGCTCGATTACTCCGAACAGATCGATCCAGAGTTCGTCGAACCGATGCTCGAGATCAAGACGACGCCCTGCTCGTCGATGGCCGAGCTCCGCGAGGAGTTCCTCGGCCTGATCGAGGAGATAGTCGACGCGGCCCGCGAACGGGACAAGCGACTCGTCCCGCTGGCGACGCCGCTGCACGCCGCCCCGTCGGAGATCCCCTACCGCGACAAGCGGGGGACCGACCTCCAGCGACGGATCGTCGGCCCGGCGTTCGACGACGCGCGAGTCTGTGCGGGCACGCACATGCACTTCGAGCAATCGAACGTCGCCGACCAGTTGAATATGCTGACGGCGCTCGATCCCGCCTTCGCGCTCGTGAACAGTTCCTCGCACTACCGCGGCGAGCACATTCTCGAGTGCGCCCGGCCGTTCCTCTATCGGCGCTCGTGTTACGAGCCCTGTCCCGACCAGGGCCAGCTCTGGCCCTACGTCGACAGCGCTGCCGAGTGGGAGGAAGAACTCGAGACCGCCTACGACTGCTTCCGCGAGCGCGCGCTCGAGCGCGGCGTCGATTCGGCGGCGTTCGACGACGAGTTCGCCCCCTACGACGCGGTCTGGACGCCGGTCCAACTGCGGAAAGCGATGCCGACCGTCGAGTGGCGCTCGCCCGACACGGCCCTGCCGAGTCAGGTGCTGCGCCTCGCCGAGACGGTCCGCTCGCTCGTCAGCCGCGCCGACGCCCGCGGGACCACAATCGGTGACGGCGACCCGACCGACACCCACGGTAACAACGAGGGTTCGGTGACCCTCCCGTTGTTCGACAGCGTCGAGACGGTCACCGACGCCGCGATCCACGACGGCCTCGAGAACGCGGGCGTCCGGAACTACCTGCAGAACCTCGGCTTCGAGCCGTCGGCGTACGATCCGCTCGCGAGCCGCCTCCCCGACTCGCGGCTCTCGAAACGCCGCGCGAAGGACCTGCGACTCGAGGCCGCGCGCGGACTCGAGGCCGACCTCGAGCGACGCCGCGTGCGGGCCTAA
- a CDS encoding NAD(P)/FAD-dependent oxidoreductase, translating to MSDETSADESERNASVIVIGGGPAGLSAALFTAKNGLETTVFDADETWMHKAHLFNYLGIGSVGGSEFMATARQQVDDFGADRRQGEEVTAVGDSGEGFVVETSVASETQRADGDSAEQSRGKSESSRPSGDDVSRDSADRSSGRRSREEAADDDGEYEADYVVLATGANRDLAEELGVDFAENGTVDVGVEMETSVEGAYATGAMVRPEEWQAAIAVGDGAAAALNILSSERGEHYHDFDVPADAERVFGELVAE from the coding sequence ATGAGCGACGAGACGTCTGCGGACGAATCCGAACGGAACGCATCTGTGATCGTCATCGGCGGCGGCCCCGCCGGCCTCAGCGCCGCGCTCTTCACCGCGAAGAACGGCCTCGAGACGACGGTGTTCGACGCCGACGAGACCTGGATGCACAAGGCACACCTGTTCAACTACCTGGGAATCGGCTCGGTCGGCGGCAGCGAGTTCATGGCCACCGCGCGCCAGCAGGTCGACGACTTCGGCGCGGACCGGCGACAGGGCGAGGAAGTGACCGCGGTCGGCGACTCCGGCGAGGGCTTCGTCGTCGAGACCAGCGTTGCGTCGGAGACGCAACGAGCAGACGGCGATAGCGCGGAGCAAAGTCGAGGGAAATCGGAGAGTTCCCGACCTTCGGGAGACGACGTCTCCCGAGACTCCGCGGACCGTTCGAGCGGGCGACGCTCGCGAGAAGAAGCCGCCGACGACGACGGCGAGTACGAGGCCGACTACGTGGTCCTCGCGACGGGCGCGAACCGCGACCTCGCGGAAGAACTGGGCGTCGACTTCGCCGAGAACGGCACCGTCGATGTCGGCGTCGAGATGGAGACCAGCGTCGAGGGCGCCTACGCGACGGGCGCGATGGTCCGCCCCGAGGAGTGGCAGGCCGCCATCGCCGTCGGCGACGGTGCCGCCGCAGCACTCAACATCCTCTCGAGCGAACGGGGAGAACACTACCACGACTTCGACGTTCCCGCGGACGCCGAGCGCGTCTTCGGTGAACTGGTCGCGGAGTAA
- a CDS encoding VOC family protein: protein MSQDHPNPVTPELPDSPVHTTGTDHITIWGSNEADTIEFYRDLLGMPLVLRQPNLDDPSQTHLFFDTGDGRILTFFVSDDRPSARGQRAGVGAVHHLCFSVDPDEYEETMQALEDAGHGYNVFDRGIFHSIYTRDNNGLVIELSTDKYEIPDDRRGEVLAKAQELREEDGADYAKDEHLRGAIEALGLEVVEHDLPDADAGVGGVE, encoded by the coding sequence ATGTCACAGGATCACCCGAACCCAGTCACGCCCGAACTGCCCGACAGCCCCGTCCACACGACCGGAACCGACCACATCACCATCTGGGGTAGCAACGAGGCCGACACGATCGAGTTCTACCGCGACCTGCTCGGCATGCCCCTCGTGCTCCGCCAGCCGAACCTCGACGACCCCTCTCAGACCCACCTGTTCTTCGACACGGGTGACGGCCGGATCCTGACGTTCTTCGTCAGCGACGACCGCCCCTCCGCCCGCGGCCAGCGGGCCGGCGTCGGCGCCGTCCACCACCTCTGTTTCAGCGTCGACCCCGACGAGTACGAGGAGACGATGCAGGCCTTAGAAGACGCAGGCCACGGCTACAACGTCTTCGACCGGGGCATCTTCCACTCGATCTACACCCGCGACAACAACGGCCTCGTGATCGAGCTCTCGACGGACAAGTACGAGATCCCCGACGACCGCCGCGGCGAGGTCTTAGCGAAGGCCCAGGAGCTCCGCGAGGAGGACGGCGCCGACTACGCCAAGGACGAACACCTCCGCGGGGCGATCGAGGCGCTCGGCCTCGAGGTCGTCGAACACGACCTGCCCGACGCCGACGCCGGCGTCGGTGGTGTCGAATGA
- a CDS encoding alpha/beta hydrolase: MSVGDGADGPHQGQPLVTGGTALEDAEAAIVLTHGRGATAQGMIQIANEVGREGVAFLAPQAARKTWYPNSFLEPVERNEPGRTSGLRAIGDAISEANDAGIPTERVMLMGFSQGACLASEFVARDPRRYGGLAALSGGLIGEDVDPDDYLADDPDLEETPVFLGCSDVDPHIPEERVHETADVLESMNADVTKRLYEGMGHGVNEDELEFVSGMVADLVDD, from the coding sequence ATGAGCGTCGGTGACGGCGCCGACGGCCCCCACCAGGGCCAGCCGCTCGTGACGGGCGGCACTGCCCTCGAGGACGCCGAGGCCGCGATCGTCCTCACCCACGGCCGCGGCGCGACCGCCCAGGGGATGATCCAGATAGCGAACGAAGTGGGTCGGGAGGGCGTCGCCTTCCTCGCGCCGCAGGCGGCCCGGAAGACGTGGTACCCGAACTCCTTCCTCGAACCCGTCGAGCGCAACGAGCCCGGCCGAACGTCGGGCCTGCGGGCGATCGGCGACGCGATTTCGGAAGCGAACGACGCCGGCATCCCGACCGAGCGCGTCATGCTGATGGGGTTCTCGCAGGGGGCCTGCCTCGCCAGCGAGTTCGTCGCGCGCGACCCGCGACGGTACGGCGGCCTCGCCGCCCTGAGCGGCGGCCTCATCGGCGAGGACGTCGATCCCGACGACTACCTCGCCGACGATCCGGACCTCGAGGAGACACCCGTCTTCCTCGGCTGCAGCGACGTCGACCCCCACATCCCCGAGGAGCGTGTCCACGAGACGGCCGACGTCCTCGAGTCCATGAACGCCGACGTCACCAAACGGCTCTACGAGGGCATGGGACACGGCGTCAACGAGGACGAACTCGAGTTCGTCTCCGGAATGGTTGCGGACCTCGTCGACGACTGA
- a CDS encoding universal stress protein: MKVLVAYDGSAPAQKAVEYAFDEYADEEITLLRVVEFADGYTEASIRAIQDLLDDREEEAAAKLREDLMDLVDTSGVDFRMEVASGDPAREVVKYAEENDVDHILVGSHGRKGVSRILLGSVAERIVRRAPVSVTLVR; this comes from the coding sequence ATGAAAGTCCTCGTCGCATACGACGGCTCCGCGCCCGCACAGAAGGCAGTAGAATACGCGTTCGACGAATACGCCGACGAGGAGATCACCCTCCTGCGCGTCGTCGAGTTCGCCGACGGCTACACGGAAGCGAGCATCAGGGCCATTCAGGACTTACTCGACGACCGCGAGGAGGAGGCCGCCGCGAAACTGCGCGAGGACCTGATGGACCTCGTCGATACGAGCGGCGTCGACTTCCGAATGGAGGTCGCCTCCGGCGATCCCGCTCGAGAGGTCGTCAAGTACGCGGAGGAGAACGACGTCGACCACATCCTCGTCGGTAGCCACGGTCGGAAGGGCGTCTCGCGGATCCTGCTGGGCAGCGTCGCCGAACGGATCGTTCGGCGCGCCCCCGTCTCGGTGACCCTCGTTCGGTGA
- a CDS encoding inorganic phosphate transporter: protein MSALLLAVGLLVAAFVGYNIGGSTTGPAFGPAVGAGVIGKVVAAALMSVCFFAGALTVGPEVVDTLAGDLLRDQSVFTLRSSAAVLLVIGGALFLGNYAGVPTSTSMTAVGAVAALGFAAGELNRAVLGEIVTWWLLAPVVGFWVAGVVGRYWYPRLHAWLALEEGRRERPLVRVVSSGITPRPDVESTDGRRELSGAVTVVAVGCLMAYASGTSNIANAVAPLYATGELELDPLLLLGSAAVAVGAFTIARRTLETLGNDITALPLPAAIVVAVISSAIVVSLSAVGIPASFVIVATMSIVGLGWGRASRTPTLSDVARREDAPTAVGALAADGEHGSPASSAQETADAPKAASLFDPSTTARVVVMQNVVPIVATVGAFVLFEFVPLFGH, encoded by the coding sequence ATGTCCGCGCTGTTGCTCGCCGTCGGGCTGCTCGTCGCGGCCTTCGTCGGGTACAACATCGGTGGGTCGACGACTGGACCGGCGTTCGGCCCCGCCGTTGGGGCCGGCGTAATTGGCAAGGTCGTCGCGGCGGCGCTCATGTCCGTCTGTTTCTTCGCTGGCGCCCTGACCGTCGGTCCGGAAGTCGTCGACACGCTCGCGGGCGATCTCCTTCGGGATCAGTCGGTCTTCACGCTTCGCTCGAGCGCCGCCGTCCTGCTGGTGATCGGCGGGGCGTTGTTCCTGGGCAACTACGCGGGCGTCCCCACCTCGACGTCGATGACCGCCGTCGGCGCGGTCGCCGCGCTGGGCTTTGCGGCCGGCGAACTCAACCGCGCCGTGCTCGGCGAGATCGTCACGTGGTGGCTCCTCGCACCGGTCGTCGGTTTCTGGGTCGCCGGCGTCGTCGGTCGGTACTGGTATCCGCGGCTGCACGCGTGGCTCGCGCTCGAGGAAGGTCGGCGAGAGCGACCGCTCGTACGGGTGGTTTCGTCGGGAATTACGCCGCGGCCCGACGTCGAATCGACCGACGGGCGACGCGAGCTATCGGGGGCGGTTACCGTCGTCGCCGTCGGTTGTCTGATGGCCTACGCCTCGGGGACGAGCAACATCGCAAACGCCGTCGCGCCGTTGTACGCGACCGGCGAACTGGAACTCGACCCGCTGCTCCTGCTCGGCTCGGCCGCCGTCGCCGTCGGCGCATTCACGATCGCCCGGCGGACCCTCGAGACGCTAGGCAACGACATCACGGCGCTGCCGCTGCCGGCGGCGATCGTCGTCGCCGTCATCAGTTCGGCGATCGTTGTGAGCCTCTCGGCGGTCGGCATCCCCGCGAGCTTCGTCATCGTGGCGACGATGAGCATCGTCGGACTGGGTTGGGGACGGGCGTCCCGGACGCCGACGCTCTCCGACGTCGCCCGCCGCGAGGACGCGCCGACCGCCGTCGGCGCGCTGGCCGCCGACGGGGAGCACGGTTCGCCGGCGTCCAGCGCGCAGGAGACCGCCGACGCGCCGAAGGCGGCGTCGCTGTTCGATCCCTCGACGACGGCCCGGGTCGTCGTGATGCAGAACGTCGTCCCGATCGTCGCGACGGTCGGGGCGTTCGTGCTGTTCGAGTTCGTTCCGCTCTTCGGGCACTGA
- a CDS encoding aminopeptidase — translation MDPRIREHAEVIANHSVDLQEGDNVVVDAHPVAEDLVVALHEVIGDQGANPVTVSQRTGERQRRAFLRAGDDEYETPEHELALIQNTDVYIAIRASDNVTQTSDVDPETQAAYQQAHRPILEERLSKRWCLTQYPAPANAQLAEMSTEGYENFVWDAVNKDWEEQREHQEHMVEIMDPADEIRIKSGDTTDVTMSIAGNPTLNDHGEHNLPGGEVFTAPQPDSVEGEVLFDMPLYHQGREITDVYLEFEGGEVVDHSAAKNEDVLTEVLNTDDGARRLGELGIGMNRDIDQFTYNMLFDEKMGDTVHMAVGRAYDDTVGEGNEANDSAVHVDMIVDMSEDSVIEVDGEVVQRDGTFRFEDGFEESGI, via the coding sequence ATGGACCCACGTATCCGCGAGCACGCCGAGGTCATCGCGAACCACTCGGTCGATCTGCAGGAAGGCGACAACGTCGTCGTCGACGCCCACCCCGTCGCCGAGGACTTGGTCGTCGCCCTTCACGAGGTCATCGGCGATCAGGGTGCGAATCCGGTGACGGTCAGCCAGCGCACGGGCGAGCGCCAGCGGCGGGCCTTCCTTCGGGCGGGTGATGATGAGTACGAAACGCCTGAGCACGAACTCGCGCTCATCCAGAACACGGACGTCTACATCGCCATCCGCGCCAGCGACAACGTCACGCAGACCAGCGACGTCGATCCCGAGACGCAGGCGGCCTACCAGCAGGCCCACCGGCCGATCTTAGAGGAACGGCTCTCGAAGCGCTGGTGTCTCACCCAGTATCCCGCGCCGGCCAACGCCCAACTGGCCGAGATGAGCACTGAGGGCTACGAGAACTTCGTCTGGGACGCCGTCAACAAGGACTGGGAGGAACAGCGCGAACACCAGGAGCACATGGTCGAGATCATGGATCCCGCCGATGAGATCCGGATCAAGAGCGGCGATACGACCGACGTCACGATGTCGATCGCCGGCAACCCGACGCTCAACGACCACGGCGAGCACAACCTGCCCGGTGGCGAGGTCTTCACCGCGCCACAGCCCGACAGCGTCGAGGGTGAGGTGCTGTTCGACATGCCGCTGTACCACCAGGGTCGGGAGATCACGGACGTCTACCTCGAGTTCGAGGGCGGCGAGGTCGTCGACCACTCGGCGGCGAAGAACGAGGACGTCCTCACCGAAGTCCTCAACACGGACGACGGCGCGCGGCGCCTGGGTGAACTCGGTATCGGGATGAACCGCGACATCGATCAGTTCACCTACAACATGCTGTTCGACGAGAAGATGGGCGATACGGTCCACATGGCCGTTGGCCGGGCCTACGACGACACCGTCGGCGAGGGCAACGAGGCCAACGATTCGGCGGTCCACGTCGACATGATCGTCGACATGAGCGAAGATTCGGTCATCGAAGTGGATGGCGAAGTGGTGCAGCGGGACGGGACGTTCCGGTTCGAGGACGGATTCGAAGAGAGCGGCATTTGA
- a CDS encoding DUF7859 family protein, with protein MFDLIPDDPVIIAIVVILLTLIFFSYLLIRRTILEFRDGMR; from the coding sequence ATGTTCGACCTCATCCCCGACGACCCCGTCATCATCGCCATCGTGGTGATCCTCCTCACGTTGATCTTCTTCTCGTATCTGCTCATTCGACGGACCATCCTCGAGTTCCGGGACGGAATGCGATAA